The following proteins come from a genomic window of Flavobacterium crocinum:
- a CDS encoding arylsulfatase, whose product MKKNVLQLIFACLFCLSFIGLMNAQTKKKPNIIMVISDDTGWGDLGVYGGGVGRGMPTPNLDRMAKEGMQFWSFYGQPSCTPGRAAMITGRIPNRSGMTTVAFQGQGGGLPAAEWTLASVLKKANYKTYFSGKWHLGEADYAMPIAHGFDKMQNVVLYHLNAYTYCFPSWNPDMAPEISAFIKKSTKGILEGEAGKPARDTGPVTEENIAELDINMVDNNLKQLDEYGKSKDPFFMCINFAKNHQPNLPSKQFAGKSPAKSKYGDAVVEMDYNVGRIMDKIRSLGIADNTIVIYTVDNGAWQDVHPDAGYTPFRGSKGTDREGGSRVPAIAWWPGQIEAGSVSHDIVGGLDLMATFAALAGVELPKNDREGKPMVFDSYDMSNVLFKKGKPLRDRWFYFTENELSPGAVRIGKWKAVFNTRGDNGAQAGSDTPGQQLGWRGDQTYIATVPAVYDLWQDPQERYDLFMNSFTEKTWTMVVFDQVIMELMKTYAATPPRPQQSGSYGGPMEIGRYRTIEQAKQLLNSKELTLPPLSVDPKQ is encoded by the coding sequence ATGAAAAAAAATGTCTTACAATTAATTTTTGCGTGTTTGTTTTGCCTGAGTTTTATTGGCTTAATGAATGCCCAAACAAAGAAGAAACCAAATATCATTATGGTAATCTCAGATGATACAGGATGGGGAGATTTAGGCGTATATGGCGGTGGCGTAGGTCGTGGAATGCCAACTCCAAACTTAGATCGAATGGCCAAGGAAGGAATGCAGTTCTGGTCTTTTTATGGACAGCCAAGCTGTACGCCAGGAAGAGCCGCCATGATTACAGGAAGAATTCCGAATCGAAGCGGAATGACAACAGTTGCTTTTCAAGGGCAAGGTGGCGGACTTCCAGCTGCTGAATGGACTTTGGCTTCTGTATTAAAAAAAGCAAATTACAAAACCTATTTTTCAGGAAAATGGCATTTAGGAGAAGCAGATTACGCCATGCCGATTGCGCACGGTTTTGATAAAATGCAGAATGTTGTTCTCTATCATTTAAATGCTTACACTTATTGTTTTCCTTCGTGGAATCCAGATATGGCTCCAGAAATATCTGCTTTTATCAAGAAATCAACAAAAGGGATTTTAGAAGGAGAAGCTGGGAAACCAGCACGTGACACAGGTCCAGTTACAGAAGAAAATATTGCGGAGCTGGATATTAATATGGTGGATAATAATTTAAAACAGCTTGATGAATATGGTAAATCAAAAGATCCGTTTTTTATGTGCATCAATTTTGCTAAAAACCATCAGCCAAATTTACCATCCAAACAATTTGCAGGGAAATCACCAGCAAAAAGTAAATATGGTGATGCCGTTGTAGAAATGGATTATAATGTAGGCCGCATTATGGATAAAATTCGCTCACTTGGAATTGCAGATAATACAATTGTGATTTATACAGTTGATAATGGAGCTTGGCAAGATGTGCATCCAGATGCGGGATATACCCCTTTTAGAGGTTCTAAAGGAACGGATAGAGAAGGTGGCAGCCGAGTTCCTGCTATTGCTTGGTGGCCGGGACAAATTGAAGCAGGAAGCGTGAGCCATGATATTGTAGGTGGTTTGGATTTGATGGCAACATTTGCAGCTCTTGCAGGTGTAGAATTGCCTAAAAATGATAGAGAAGGAAAACCTATGGTTTTTGACAGCTACGATATGTCGAATGTTTTATTCAAAAAAGGAAAACCACTTCGTGACAGATGGTTTTATTTTACAGAAAACGAACTATCTCCTGGGGCAGTACGCATAGGAAAATGGAAAGCTGTATTTAATACAAGAGGTGATAATGGAGCGCAGGCAGGAAGCGATACACCAGGACAACAATTAGGTTGGAGAGGCGATCAGACTTATATAGCAACTGTTCCTGCGGTTTATGATTTATGGCAGGATCCACAGGAACGTTATGATCTTTTCATGAATAGTTTTACAGAGAAAACGTGGACGATGGTTGTTTTCGATCAAGTTATTATGGAACTTATGAAAACTTATGCAGCAACTCCTCCAAGACCACAGCAAAGTGGTTCTTATGGCGGACCAATGGAAATTGGAAGATATAGAACTATCGAGCAGGCGAAACAATTACTAAACAGTAAAGAATTGACACTGCCTCCTTTGAGTGTCGATCCTAAACAATAG
- a CDS encoding class I SAM-dependent methyltransferase — translation MSDKSQLLSSIFRHLDGLVTAPVAIALKKKSVLEFILEKKQLSLSELTNAFKANEGYLNIGLRLLASQGFLEYKVNNQTQEITIGVNEKTKTAFSLFYLYEDVVDLLKLSTQFHPRQFDDKPFEKLDLIFEKYKKGYGITLSNDSLTNEIQNQILKHIEGYLIGPTIVRLAMNGMFHKYFMETSFRPEEFHKSPENFKKILDFFVHLGWFLEKNGNYQFTEAGLYFAKRASAYGVTVSYLPTFAKMDELLFGNPDILQTAEGETEIHVDREMNVWGSGGAHDTYFKVVDEILIKLFNLPIEKQPKGILDMGCGNGAFLQHVFEVIDRQTLRGKMLDEYPLFLVGADYNQTALKVTRANLIKADIWAKVIWGDIGRPDVLSKDLKENYNIDLKDLLNVRTFLDHNRIWTEPEIINQDRISTSSGAFASKGKRISNNLVEDNLLEHLKKWSPYVHKFGLLLIELHTINPKLTAENLGKTAATAYDATHGFSDQYIVEIDVFNKIASEAGLFPDQSVFKRFPDADTATVSINLLRGN, via the coding sequence ATGAGCGATAAATCACAACTTTTAAGTTCCATTTTCAGGCATCTCGACGGTTTAGTTACTGCTCCAGTTGCAATAGCGCTTAAGAAAAAATCAGTTTTAGAGTTTATTTTAGAGAAAAAACAACTTTCATTATCAGAACTTACAAATGCTTTCAAAGCCAATGAAGGCTATCTGAATATTGGTTTACGACTTTTGGCTTCACAGGGTTTTCTGGAATATAAAGTCAATAATCAAACACAGGAAATTACAATTGGGGTAAACGAGAAAACCAAAACGGCTTTTTCGTTATTTTATCTATACGAAGATGTGGTAGATTTACTGAAATTATCTACACAATTTCATCCGAGGCAATTTGATGATAAACCTTTTGAAAAACTCGATCTTATTTTTGAAAAATATAAAAAGGGATACGGAATTACACTTTCAAATGATTCTTTAACTAATGAAATTCAGAATCAGATTTTAAAACATATTGAAGGCTATTTAATTGGCCCAACCATTGTTCGTCTGGCGATGAACGGAATGTTTCATAAATACTTTATGGAAACTTCTTTCCGTCCGGAAGAGTTTCATAAATCGCCCGAAAACTTTAAAAAGATTTTAGACTTTTTTGTTCATTTGGGATGGTTTTTAGAAAAAAACGGCAATTATCAGTTTACTGAAGCAGGTTTGTATTTTGCCAAAAGAGCCAGCGCTTATGGCGTTACAGTTTCTTATCTTCCTACTTTTGCTAAAATGGATGAGTTGCTTTTTGGTAATCCTGATATCTTACAAACTGCTGAAGGCGAAACAGAAATTCACGTGGATCGCGAAATGAATGTTTGGGGAAGCGGAGGTGCTCACGATACGTATTTCAAAGTAGTAGATGAAATTCTCATCAAACTTTTTAATCTCCCAATTGAAAAACAACCAAAAGGAATTCTAGATATGGGATGCGGGAACGGTGCTTTTTTACAGCATGTTTTTGAAGTAATTGACCGACAAACTTTGCGAGGTAAAATGCTCGATGAATATCCATTATTTCTAGTTGGTGCCGATTATAACCAAACTGCATTAAAAGTTACAAGAGCCAATCTTATCAAAGCAGATATTTGGGCAAAAGTAATTTGGGGAGATATTGGAAGACCCGATGTTTTATCAAAGGATTTAAAAGAAAATTACAATATCGATTTAAAAGATCTTTTGAACGTAAGAACATTTCTAGATCACAATCGAATTTGGACAGAACCTGAAATTATTAACCAAGACAGAATCAGTACTTCTAGTGGCGCTTTTGCATCAAAAGGAAAAAGAATCAGCAATAATTTGGTTGAAGATAATTTGTTAGAGCATTTGAAAAAATGGTCACCTTATGTACATAAATTTGGATTGTTATTAATAGAACTACATACCATAAATCCAAAATTAACTGCCGAAAATTTAGGAAAAACTGCCGCTACGGCTTACGATGCTACTCATGGTTTTTCTGATCAATATATTGTTGAGATTGATGTTTTTAATAAAATCGCTTCAGAAGCTGGATTGTTTCCCGATCAATCGGTTTTTAAACGATTTCCAGATGCGGATACTGCAACGGTCAGCATTAATTTATTGAGAGGTAATTAA
- a CDS encoding DUF1254 domain-containing protein: MKKIVLYHVLLLFIISGCKKDSETKENTNTETVSNSEQYEFVGGYPTEATIKKAYDDADLTRAIQAYKFFYPTVSGEGLVKGNDSIKIKPNSSFGTLDTKPGQIGFTLNSDTPYGPIPIDLSKGPMVIDIPKGPLIVVAMDVNQRWVADMGIPGPDAGNGGKHLLLLPDYKGVVPASGYHVWKSSSNNLTVGIRSLPVGGDVKAAMDRIKTVKVYPLNKPADWKEPNWLELTDKPQNTTPVAWENNFKYWENLNDVIQREPVFEGYRNYYGELAVLGIKKGQPFKPDTRMKAILEKAAKIANAQMRVQSFADRRPDRIVWKDRQWEWVALRFEDGDFNTTDYVDLDGRETWFYQAIGASPSMFRRKEGFGSLYWLGLKDNTGKYVDGGKNYKLTIPTPVPAKLFWSITIYDAETRSQVLTDQNKAALRSLFELKDKIGGKSIDLFFGPKAPAGKEGQWIKTLPNKGWFAYIRIYGPEVAAFNGTWKPGDFEEVK, translated from the coding sequence ATGAAAAAAATAGTTTTATACCATGTTTTATTATTGTTCATAATTAGTGGATGCAAAAAAGATTCTGAAACAAAAGAAAATACGAACACGGAAACTGTTTCTAATTCTGAACAATATGAATTTGTTGGTGGTTATCCGACAGAAGCTACAATCAAAAAAGCCTATGATGATGCTGATCTTACGCGTGCCATACAAGCTTATAAATTTTTCTACCCAACTGTTTCAGGAGAAGGATTAGTTAAAGGAAATGATAGTATTAAGATTAAGCCCAACAGCTCATTTGGTACTTTGGATACCAAACCAGGACAAATTGGATTTACCTTGAATTCAGACACACCTTACGGACCAATTCCAATTGATTTGTCAAAGGGACCAATGGTAATTGATATTCCGAAAGGTCCGCTGATTGTTGTTGCCATGGATGTTAACCAGCGATGGGTAGCAGATATGGGGATTCCAGGACCTGATGCAGGAAATGGAGGAAAACATTTGCTCCTTTTACCAGATTATAAAGGCGTTGTACCTGCTTCCGGATATCATGTCTGGAAATCATCTTCAAATAACTTAACTGTTGGAATTCGTTCACTTCCAGTTGGCGGTGATGTTAAAGCGGCTATGGATCGAATTAAGACGGTAAAAGTATATCCATTAAATAAACCTGCAGACTGGAAAGAACCAAACTGGCTTGAATTAACCGATAAGCCTCAAAATACAACACCTGTTGCGTGGGAGAACAATTTCAAATATTGGGAAAATCTAAACGATGTCATTCAGCGTGAACCAGTTTTTGAAGGCTATAGAAATTATTACGGAGAACTTGCCGTGTTAGGAATAAAAAAAGGACAGCCTTTTAAACCTGATACAAGAATGAAAGCAATTCTTGAAAAAGCAGCAAAAATTGCCAATGCTCAAATGAGAGTACAATCTTTTGCCGATCGCCGTCCAGACCGAATTGTATGGAAAGACCGTCAATGGGAATGGGTAGCACTTCGATTTGAGGATGGAGATTTTAACACTACTGACTATGTAGATCTCGACGGTCGTGAAACTTGGTTTTATCAGGCAATTGGGGCTTCTCCTTCAATGTTTAGAAGAAAAGAAGGTTTTGGATCCTTATACTGGCTTGGACTTAAAGATAATACAGGTAAATATGTAGATGGAGGGAAAAACTATAAGTTGACTATTCCAACACCAGTTCCTGCCAAATTATTCTGGTCTATTACTATCTATGATGCAGAAACCCGCAGTCAAGTTCTTACAGATCAAAACAAAGCCGCTTTACGTTCACTATTTGAATTAAAAGATAAAATAGGTGGAAAAAGCATTGATTTATTTTTTGGTCCAAAAGCTCCTGCAGGTAAAGAAGGGCAATGGATAAAAACACTGCCAAACAAAGGCTGGTTTGCTTATATCCGTATTTATGGACCAGAGGTTGCTGCTTTTAACGGAACCTGGAAACCAGGTGATTTTGAAGAAGTAAAATAA
- a CDS encoding cytochrome-c peroxidase, producing the protein MKKILGFVIAILFLTSCNSEDSEMLAIENPEIDLNIPSGFPELNAFVSQNKPTQYGVELGGKLFSDKRFSADNTISCSSCHIQENAFTDQKIQAVGIEGRIGLRNTPSIQNLAFMKFYNWDGSKLQLENQPLVPIITHEEMDSSILEVMGKIKDDAVYKDLFRKAFGDETITPERIYKSIAQFEYTLISANSKYDKVKRKEVSFSESELKGYQTFQQKCASCHAGELFTDQSFRNIGFPLNTDTNEAGRARVTGIVADFMSFRVPTLRNIEYTAPYGSFGQFPTLKSVLDYFDNGVLDADNLDPILKENGKRIPLTEEEKVNLIAFMKTLSDIQFVKK; encoded by the coding sequence ATGAAAAAAATACTAGGTTTCGTAATAGCAATATTGTTTCTGACTTCCTGTAATAGCGAAGATTCGGAAATGCTGGCTATTGAAAATCCTGAAATTGATTTGAATATTCCGTCTGGTTTTCCTGAACTAAACGCTTTTGTAAGTCAGAACAAACCGACTCAATACGGAGTGGAATTAGGAGGAAAACTGTTTTCGGATAAACGATTCAGTGCAGACAATACGATTTCGTGTTCCAGCTGTCATATTCAGGAAAATGCTTTTACAGATCAGAAAATACAGGCAGTCGGAATTGAAGGCAGAATCGGACTTCGAAATACACCGTCGATTCAGAATTTGGCTTTTATGAAGTTTTACAATTGGGATGGAAGCAAATTACAGCTTGAAAATCAGCCTTTAGTACCCATTATCACGCATGAAGAAATGGATTCCTCGATTTTAGAAGTAATGGGTAAAATTAAGGATGATGCTGTTTATAAAGATTTGTTCAGAAAAGCTTTTGGAGATGAAACCATTACACCTGAAAGAATCTACAAAAGTATTGCACAGTTTGAATATACGCTGATTTCTGCCAACAGTAAATACGATAAAGTAAAACGTAAAGAAGTTTCTTTTTCAGAAAGTGAATTAAAAGGCTATCAAACTTTTCAGCAGAAATGTGCAAGCTGTCATGCAGGAGAATTGTTTACCGATCAGAGTTTTAGAAATATTGGTTTTCCCCTAAATACAGATACCAACGAAGCCGGACGCGCCAGAGTAACAGGAATTGTTGCCGATTTTATGAGTTTCCGAGTTCCAACTTTAAGAAACATTGAATACACAGCTCCGTATGGAAGTTTTGGACAGTTTCCAACTTTGAAATCTGTTTTGGATTATTTTGATAATGGCGTTTTAGACGCTGATAATTTGGATCCGATTTTGAAAGAGAATGGAAAAAGAATTCCGTTGACAGAAGAGGAAAAAGTAAATCTGATTGCTTTTATGAAGACCTTGAGCGATATACAATTTGTAAAGAAATAA